The following coding sequences are from one Diabrotica virgifera virgifera chromosome 2, PGI_DIABVI_V3a window:
- the LOC126879669 gene encoding uncharacterized protein LOC126879669 — MCTFQPEHLLVKELDYELRIREIEVEEAAKCDRKRSLLRGALKQEQGNRSFRQISAAAIPFLEQQQGINETLEDLTQKINNFRGTVHDSMYSRYISRLAHISGRVHLLCCSDEEQQLYKRSMSIRILSLEGELDSRVNPLATSTPVSSVQASNSLLHPKPVQVHKWGVSFSGEGHYDQVISFLDRVECLRVSRGVSEEDLFSASAELFTGHAFTWFMNNRGSFTTWTGLAQKLKSDFLPYSFQTDLLDEIKNHKQKPGESVTMFINTMLGMCSRLDTPLTDSSKIKIILKCLLPFYHAQLALVDIASIEELTEKCKRLEETLSWSFNPPTTSRFNSGPGFNSHSSRNRSWQSRPHTPNVSVATSSFSCWNCQEAGHAFRDCSRPQTRIFCHGCGKDNTLKRNCFKCSGNEHAEARTLSVPQTAAPSGNMTAAVDEASGPIPASSSNTSQEGRTTSNRRPTRKPKSGKK; from the coding sequence ATGTGTACCTTTCAGCCAGAACATTTGTTGGTTAAGGAATTGGACTATGAGCTGAGGATCAGGGAAATAGAGGTTGAAGAAGCCGCTAAATGTGATAGAAAACGCAGTCTATTGCGTGGTGCTCTTAAACAAGAGCAAGGAAATAGGAGTTTCCGACAAATTTCAGCTGCAGCTATTCCTTTCCTGGAACAACAACAGGGAATAAATGAGACACTAGAGGATCTTACgcaaaagataaataattttagagGGACTGTCCATGATAGCATGTATTCTAGATACATTTCACGTCTTGCTCATATTTCTGGTCGTGTCCACTTATTATGTTGCTCAGATGAGGAGCAACAACTTTACAAACGCTCTATGTCCATTAGGATACTCAGTCTAGAAGGTGAACTCGATTCTCGAGTAAATCCTCTAGCCACGTCCACTCCTGTTTCTTCGGTTCAAGCCTCTAATTCCTTGTTACATCCCAAGCCTGTGCAGGTACATAAGTGGGGAGTTTCGTTTTCTGGTGAAGGTCATTATGACCAAGTAATTTCATTTTTAGATAGGGTAGAATGTCTTCGTGTTTCGAGAGGTGTGAGTGAGGAAGATCTTTTTTCGGCTTCTGCCGAACTATTTACAGGCCATGCTTTTACGTGGTTTATGAACAACCGTGGTAGCTTTACCACTTGGACTGGTTTGGCTCAGAAACTAAAATCCGATTTTCTGCCTTATTCTTTCCAAACTGATCTCTTAGACGAGATCAAGAACCACAAGCAGAAACCTGGAGAATCAGTGACCATGTTTATCAACACTATGTTAGGCATGTGTAGTCGACTAGACACTCCTTTAACGGAtagttcgaaaataaaaataattttaaaatgtttactaCCTTTTTACCATGCCCAATTGGCACTGGTTGATATAGCCAGTATAGAAGAACTCACAGAAAAATGTAAACGATTAGAGGAAACTTTATCTTGGTCTTTTAATCCTCCTACAACCTCGCGATTTAATTCTGGTCCTGGTTTTAATTCTCACTCCTCGAGAAATCGTTCTTGGCAATCTAGACCCCATACACCGAATGTGTCTGTGgctacttcttctttttcttgttgGAATTGTCAGGAAGCTGGTCACGCATTTCGGGATTGTTCTAGACCCCAAACCCGgattttctgccacggttgtggtaAAGATAACACACTGAAACGAAATTgttttaagtgttcgggaaacgagcatGCAGAGGCTCGTACCCTGAGCGTTCCTCAAACAGCAGCCCCATCAGGGAATATGACCGCAGCTGTAGACGAAGCTTCAGGTCCAATACCCGCCAGCAGTTCGAACACCTCTCAGGAAGGAAGAACCACTTCCAACCGGAGGCCAACACGCAAACCGAAATCAGGGAAAAAGTAA